TTAGCGCCGAAGTCTCCTTTGTGATGGTCTTGTAGCGCCCCATCAGCACGTTCATCACCGCCTGCGTCCCAACGATCTGCGAAGTCGGTGTCACCAGCGGAGGGTATCCAAGGTCCTTGCGGCATCGCGGCAATTCCTCCATCACCTCCGGCAGCCTGTCATAGGCGTTCTGCTGGCGCAGTTGGGACTCCAGGTTGGATATCATCCCCCCGGGGACCTGCGACTTGAGGATGTTCACGTCCACCCCGGTGAAGGCCGACTCGAACGCCGAATATTCCTTTCGCACCCCGGCGAAGTATTCGCCTATCTCCGAGAGCAGCTCAAGGTCGAGCCCGGTATCGTTGTCCGTACCTTTGAGCGCGGCCACCAGGGTCTCCGTGGGGCTGTGGCTTGTGCCCATGGAGAACGAGGCCATGGCTGTGTCCACCCCGTCCACGCCGACCTCTATGGCCTTCACCACCGTCATCGGGGCGAATCCGGCGGTGGCGTGGGTGTGCAGATGCACGGGGACCTTCACGGCGGTCTTGATTCCAAAGATCAGTTCAAACGCGTCCCACGGCGCCAGAAGCCCCGCCATGTCCTTTACGCATATGGTGTCCACCCCCATGTCCTCAAGGCGGCGGGCCATCTCCACGAACAGGGCCACGGAATGGACCGGGCTGACGGTGTAACTTATGGCGCCCTGGGCGTGCTTTCCGTTTTTGCGGACCCGGGCGATGGATGTCTGGATGTTCCGAAGGTCGTTTAGCGCGTCGAAGACGCGGAAAACGTCTATCCCCGCCTCGCAGGAAAGGTCCACGAATTTTTCCACCAGGTCGTCTGCGTAATGGCGGTATCCCACCAGGTTCTGCCCGCGAAGCAGCATCTGGAAGGGGGTCTTTGGCATCAGCTTTTTGAGCGCCCGCACCCGTTCCCACGGATTTTCGTTGAGGAACCGGATGCACGAGTCGAACGTGGCGCCTCCCCACATCTCCACGGACCAGAAGCCCACGCGGTCCATCTTTTCTGCGATGGGGAGCATGTGCTCGGTCTTCATCCTGGTGGCCAGGAGCGACTGGTGCCCGTCCCGCAGGACGACTTCGGTTATTCTCAGCGGTTTTTTCGTCATGTTATACGTTAAAACTGGGCCGTTGGACATATTAAATCCGGCATTCCCGGCATGTGGCCGGAATGGGAGATTGTAAACGGGAGAACCGGCTTTGTCCAGCGGTGCGATTGCGCGCCAAGGCCCCGTGGGTTATAATCCCTAATTCAATTTACTTTCGGATCAAATAAATGAAAGCTCTGGTGATGGCCGGCGGCAGGGGGGGGAACATGATTCCTTTCTCGGAGACCCGCCCAAACCCGATGATTCCAGTCGGCGGCAAGCATGTGATTGACCATATCCTCCAGACGCTTAAAAGCGCGGGGGTGAACCACGTCACTACCGTCATCGGCCACCAGAAGGACAAGCTGCGGGATCACCTGACAGCCTCGCAGCCCACCGGCATGTCGGTCCATTTCATAGACCAGGGCAAGCCGGACGGCATAGGCAAGGCTATATTAAAGGCGAAGGGGAAGTTCGCCCCGGGGGACAATTTCCTGCTGGTGTACGCGGACACGCTGACAACCAGCAACATATTCAACGTCACCATACAGTCCTTCTCGCTTCACAACGAGCCGACCGCGGCCATATGCCTTACCAGCGCATCCGAGAAATACGGCAACGTGTATTTGGGGCAGGACGCCAAGATCACAAAGATCATCGAAAAGCCAAGCAAGAGCGAGGGACTTGGCAACTACGTGCTCGCCGGGGTGTTCGTGCTTCCGGCGCGGTTTTTCGACTATCTTTCCAACGCCGGGGGGGACATGGAAAAAGCCTTGCAGGCGTTGATAAAAAAAGAGACCCTGCGCGCCTCCATCTGGGAGGACGAGTGGCTGGACATGGCCTATCCGTGGGACATCCTCACCGCCAACAAGGCGATCATGGACACCTGGAAAGAGGCCTCCATCCACGAAAGCGTGGAGCTTTCCGGGGCGAGCCTGAAGGGGCCTGTGCGGATAGCCGAAGGGGTGCAGATAATGCAGGGCGCGGCGCTGGAGGGCCCGTCGTACATCGGGCCGGGGACATATATCGGCCATAACGCCCTGATCCGGCCATACACCTGCATCGGCGGGGGGAGCGTCATCGGCCACGGGGTGGAGCTGAAAAACTGCGTGATTTTCCCCGGGGCAACGGTGGGCAGGCTGTGCTTTATCGGGGACTCGGTGATCGGTGAGAACGTGAACATCGGCGCGGGGACCATGACGATAAACCAGCCGATTGATAAAAAAGGGGCCCGGGTGAAGATAAAAGGTAAAGCTTTGGACACCGAGCTTAAAAAACTGGGCGCGTTCATCGGCGACAACGCCGTGATCGGCGCCTCTAACACCCTCGCCGCCGGCACGGTGGTGGACGCGGGCCGGGTGATAGACCACAACCTCTCCGTCAAATAGAGGGTTTTATACAAGATGTGCGGAATCGCGGGAATCGCGGCCACCGATGATATTTCGGAAAAGCTGGTCAAGTCGATAAGGAACCTGGAATACAGGGGATACGACTCGTGCGGGATAGCCCTGATAAACGGCTCGGGCCGGGCCGCGATAAAAAAGAACGTGGGCGCCGTGGACGAGGTGCGGGAAAAGGAGCGGTTTTCCGACCTGTGCGGCAATGTGGGGATCGCCCACACAAGGTGGGCCACCCACGGCGGGGTCACCAAGGCCAACGCCCATCCCCATTCGTCCTGCGACGGGGCGTTCACCATCGCCCACAACGGGATCATCTCAAACTATGTCACCCTGCGGACCAAGCTGATGAAAAGCGGCCACCGGTTCGTTTCGGACACGGACACGGAGGTGATCGTGCATCTGGTGGAGGAGTTCTACAAGAAGAACAAGTCGGTGGAAAAGTCTTTCGTCTCGGCCATGCATGAGCTGGACGGGACGTACGCGGTGGGGATGATCTGCTCTTACGAGCCGGACAGGATATACTGCGCCCGCAATGAAAGCCCGCTTATCATCGGGCTTGGCAGCAACGAAAACTACATCGGGTCGGACTTCAACGCGTTCATAGAGCACACCAAGAGCGCGGTGGTGATGGACGACCGGGAATACGCCATCATCACCCACGACAGCCACGCGATAAAGAGCCTGGACTCCGGCGAGATTGTGATCAAGCAGGCGCAGGAAGTGATGTGGGACTCTGAAATGGCGCAGAAAGGCGGCTTCCCCCATTACATGCTAAAGGAGATATACGAACAGCCCCAGGTGGTGAAAAACGCCATGGACATAGACCGCGAGGGAATCAAGACCCTTGCACGGGTGATCTGCGAAAAGGGGAAGTTCTTCATAACCGGCGTCGGCACCACGTTCTACGTGGCCCAGTTCGCCCAGTATTATTTCAGCGCGTACGCGGGGATGACGCCGAACATCGCTTCGTCGGACGAATTCAAGTTCCTGTCCCAGGTGGACGCGGACACGGTGGTGCTGGCCGCCTCCCAGTCCGGGGAGACGTACGACACGCTTACGGCGCTGCGCCACGCAAAGACGCGCGGGGCGGTCACCGGGGCAATCGTCAACGTGATGGGCTCGTCCATGGCCAGGATGGTGGACCACCTGGTGCTGCAGGGCTCCGGGCCGGAGATATGCGTGATAAGCACCAAGGCGGCGCTGGCGCAGATGGTGATAATGGCCCGGCTGGCGCTGGAAGTGGGATTGATGAAGAAAGTGATAACCCAGAAGGACTTTTCCCGGCACGAAAAAGAGCTGCGGGAGATGCCGGGGACCATTGAAAGGATACTCAACGAAAAATCGGGCTTCGTGCACACCGTGGCCAAGGAGCAGAGCCACATAAAGCACTGGCTGTTCCTGGGACGCGGGCGGTATTACCCTGTGGCGCGCGAATCGGCGTTGAAGATGAAAGAGGTGTCGTACGTCCACGCCGAAGGGATGCCCAGCGGATTTTTAAAGCACGGCACCATCGCGCTCATAGACGACAACCTTAACTCCGTGGTGTTCATGCCGCCGGAGGAGGACACGGAGCTTTACAAGATGACCCTCTCCTCCGCCGAGGAGATACGCGCAAGGAACGGCTATGTGCTGGGGTTCATGTTCGAGCCGAAAAACGTGAAGTCGCTCCCTTTTTCGGCCATAGTAGCGCTGCCGAAGGCCCCGGTGTTCACCGCGCCGTTTTTTGAAATCGTGGCGGCCCAGCTATTCTCGTACTTCACCGCCACCACATTAAAACGCAACATAGACAGGCCCAGGGCGCTGGCCAAGTCCGTCACCGTCGCGTGACGGGCGCGTTATAAAACGCATGCCGATGATAAGACTACAGGGGACCGACGGGGTGCGGCGGGTGACCGTGGACGCCGCTGATCCTTCCCTTTCCGGCCTCTCCCCCCAACGCGCTTTCCTTGAAAAAGACATCATGACGGAACAGTTCGCCGAACTGTACACCTATTGCCGGGTGAAATGGCTGATGGACAACGGATTCGCATCGGCCGGAGAAAGGTTTGTGATCGGGTGGGACCCGCGGGACGTTTCCGGCAAGTTCACCGGCGCGGCGGTGGACGGGATATTAAAGGCGGGTGGCGACGCTATATGCGTGGGCATAATGCCTACACCGGCGGTATCGCTATATATGCGATACATCGGCGCGGCGGGGGCGTTCGTAATCACCGCGTCGCACAATCCGGCCTCGTACAACGGCATCAAGATTTTTACACGGCGGGGATTAAAGCTGCTGCCGGGTGATGACTTGAAGCTTAGCGAAGCTGTCATGAACACCGATTACACGATTGTGAAGGACCTGCCCGTTGCCGGGAAGAAAACGGACGCGCATGCTGACGCCGCGAAGTTCTTTGTCCGGTTCACCCTCGATCCCGCCAATAGCTGGATCACGTCGCCGGACAAGCTCAAATCCGTCCACATGATCGTGGACTGCGCCAACGGCGCCTGTTCGGACATGGCCAAGGAAATTTTTGGGGACATCGGATTGGGGTCCGTCCACATCGTAAACAACAGGCCCGGATCGGACATAAACCTTCGCTCCGGCGTGGCGGACCTGGAAGGTGTCCACGAAATCACCCCGGAAATGGCCGCGAACGGCGGAAGGTTTGGCGATCACGAGGCTGCCGCGAAATTATTCGATCTTGGAAAACAAAAGCGTGACGAGGCGAAAAACGGCGGAGCCTTTGTCCTGTGCGCCGTGTTCGACGGTGATGGTGACCGGTTCTTCCTGCTTGTGTACGATCCATTCACCGGGATAGTCTTCAACCTGTCCGGGGACGAGACCGCCATCCTGCAGGCGATGCGGATGAAAAAGCGCAACGGGCTTTTCGTGAACACCGTGGAGAGCGACCTGAACGCAAGCGTGAAGGCCAGTGAGCTTGGATACGAAACGGCTCTTGCGTCCGTGGGGGACAAGTGGCTTTTGCTCAACGCCGTGCTTTCGTCCGTCAAACCACGCATGGACGGCGCCGGATGGAAAAAGCTGGAGGCCGCCGCATTCACCGAGTGGCCCAGCGCGGACGAGATAGAAAAGATACTCGATGATAATAATGCCGAGGCGGCCGAAGCGGAGTCCATCACCTTCGCCATAGGGGGGGAGGAGAGCGGGCACAATATCACCTGCGCAACCTTGCGGGCGCCATCCGGCCCCGTCACCGCGTTTGCGGGCAACGGGATCAAAAGCTGCCTTAACACTATAGCGGCGATATTCCAGAGCGGTGAGATAGAAGCCATGACCCCGGCGCAAAGATACGCATTCCTGCGCCGCCCCTACCCGTCCGGATTCAAGAAAACGCTGTACGCCTTCTATGTGGACAAGGATCGGTGGAAACGCGGCTCGCCGGTGTGGGCGGAGGCGGAGCGGACAATCGGGCAATCGCTCAAGGAGGCGTGGCCTGCCGCCGTGGCGGAGGAAATGATACGCCTGGAAGACCCGGACATGCTATACATCAAGATAGTCGTCGACGGGACGCACACAGCCTCGGTGTTCGTCCGCAATTCGGGCACGGAGGACAAGACCGGGGTGAGCCTGCGATGCCCGGTTGAGCTAAAGGACACAGTCCTGGCAATCGGTGAAAAAGTGATCCGGCATATAATGGCAAACATGAAAGACCTCTCAAAAACCTTTGCGGCGGCGGAACGTGAACTGCTGACGGCGGCGGCCAACGGAGGAGCCCCAGCCGGGCCTGTCGGTGGACTTTCCCCGGCGGAGTACGGGCGGCTGCTCAACGAAACCGGAAACAGGCAGGGGCTTTTGGACAGCGCCGCGCCGGGGGCCCGCCCC
This DNA window, taken from Nitrospinota bacterium, encodes the following:
- the oadA gene encoding sodium-extruding oxaloacetate decarboxylase subunit alpha, whose product is MTKKPLRITEVVLRDGHQSLLATRMKTEHMLPIAEKMDRVGFWSVEMWGGATFDSCIRFLNENPWERVRALKKLMPKTPFQMLLRGQNLVGYRHYADDLVEKFVDLSCEAGIDVFRVFDALNDLRNIQTSIARVRKNGKHAQGAISYTVSPVHSVALFVEMARRLEDMGVDTICVKDMAGLLAPWDAFELIFGIKTAVKVPVHLHTHATAGFAPMTVVKAIEVGVDGVDTAMASFSMGTSHSPTETLVAALKGTDNDTGLDLELLSEIGEYFAGVRKEYSAFESAFTGVDVNILKSQVPGGMISNLESQLRQQNAYDRLPEVMEELPRCRKDLGYPPLVTPTSQIVGTQAVMNVLMGRYKTITKETSALIEGKYGKVPGDISPELLKKVCGENQPITVRPADLLEPEWDRLKSEVADKAVKDEDVIIFALFPQVAEQYMKKRGTPPSEKFKKDEPAAPAQPKAQAAPSNVFRVTVNGKVYDVKVDDMDPGSFTAPMAVAAVTAPATAIAEGSAVKSPLAGSIFNILCKEGQKVDEGDLLIVMEAMKMETEVHAPMGGTVTSVAVNQGDKVESGDTLLTIK
- a CDS encoding NTP transferase domain-containing protein produces the protein MKALVMAGGRGGNMIPFSETRPNPMIPVGGKHVIDHILQTLKSAGVNHVTTVIGHQKDKLRDHLTASQPTGMSVHFIDQGKPDGIGKAILKAKGKFAPGDNFLLVYADTLTTSNIFNVTIQSFSLHNEPTAAICLTSASEKYGNVYLGQDAKITKIIEKPSKSEGLGNYVLAGVFVLPARFFDYLSNAGGDMEKALQALIKKETLRASIWEDEWLDMAYPWDILTANKAIMDTWKEASIHESVELSGASLKGPVRIAEGVQIMQGAALEGPSYIGPGTYIGHNALIRPYTCIGGGSVIGHGVELKNCVIFPGATVGRLCFIGDSVIGENVNIGAGTMTINQPIDKKGARVKIKGKALDTELKKLGAFIGDNAVIGASNTLAAGTVVDAGRVIDHNLSVK
- the glmS gene encoding glutamine--fructose-6-phosphate transaminase (isomerizing), with amino-acid sequence MCGIAGIAATDDISEKLVKSIRNLEYRGYDSCGIALINGSGRAAIKKNVGAVDEVREKERFSDLCGNVGIAHTRWATHGGVTKANAHPHSSCDGAFTIAHNGIISNYVTLRTKLMKSGHRFVSDTDTEVIVHLVEEFYKKNKSVEKSFVSAMHELDGTYAVGMICSYEPDRIYCARNESPLIIGLGSNENYIGSDFNAFIEHTKSAVVMDDREYAIITHDSHAIKSLDSGEIVIKQAQEVMWDSEMAQKGGFPHYMLKEIYEQPQVVKNAMDIDREGIKTLARVICEKGKFFITGVGTTFYVAQFAQYYFSAYAGMTPNIASSDEFKFLSQVDADTVVLAASQSGETYDTLTALRHAKTRGAVTGAIVNVMGSSMARMVDHLVLQGSGPEICVISTKAALAQMVIMARLALEVGLMKKVITQKDFSRHEKELREMPGTIERILNEKSGFVHTVAKEQSHIKHWLFLGRGRYYPVARESALKMKEVSYVHAEGMPSGFLKHGTIALIDDNLNSVVFMPPEEDTELYKMTLSSAEEIRARNGYVLGFMFEPKNVKSLPFSAIVALPKAPVFTAPFFEIVAAQLFSYFTATTLKRNIDRPRALAKSVTVA